The nucleotide window TCGAGGCCGAGCCGCCCGCCGGTAGAGGCGTGCACGTAGAGGGTGTCCCCGACCCTGACGTGCAGCGTCGGCAGCACGCGTGGCTCCCCGTCCACCACGAACGCCACCGAACAGTCATACGCCTCGTCGAGGATGGCGTGCGCCGCCTCGCGGTCGTATCGCATGCGGTCGCGGCTGCGGGTCGCCGTGGTGCGGGCGGTGGGCTGGTAGAGGTCGGTCACGGGTCCCTCCTTGCCAACAAGTCTGTGCTAGTACAGAATCAATCCTGTGTCAGGACAGTATCAGGTCACCGGTTCCTCTGCCGCCTCGATTTCCGCGAGCATCGAGGCGGGCGTCCGCGCGGGCGACTGGGTGTGGGGCGAGCGACTGCCGCCGATCCGGGTGCTCGCCTTCGAGCTGCACGTCAGCCCGGCCACGGTGTCGAAGGCCTATCAGGAGCTCCGCCAGCGCGGGATCGTCGAGTCCGTCGGCCGCAGCGGCACCCGTGTCCGCACCCGGCCGGCGGTCGCCAGCCCGCGCTCCGCGCTGCGTCTGCCGGTGCCGGCGGGCGCGCTCGACCTGTCGGCCGGCGACCCCGACACCCGGCTGCTGCCGGGTCTCGCTCCGCATCTCCGCGCGGTCTCCGACGAGGTCGGCCCACCCATGGGGTACGCGGCCGCCGGAGCCATGCCGGAGCTCATCGATGCGGCCCGGCCCCGCCTCGCGGCCGACGGCGTGCCCGTCGAGGGCGCCGCCATCACGGTGACAAGCGGCACGCTCGATGCGATCGAGCGGCTGCTCTCGGCGCATCTGCGCGCGGGTGACTCGGTGGCGGTCGAGGATCCGGGCTGGGCCAACCTGCTCGATCTTCTCGGGGCGCTCGACATCACCGCGGTGCCGGTCGCGGTCGACGACGAGGGCCCGCTGCCCGACCGGCTCGCCGCCGCCCTGGCCAAGGGCGTGCGCGCGGTCGTGGTCACCGCCCGCGCGCAGAATCCCACCGGTGCCGCCATCAGCGCCCAGCGCGCCGCCGAACTGCGGGCGGTTCTCGCCGACAGTCCCGACGTCCTGCTCATCGAGGACGACCATGCCGCGGAGCTGTCAGGCGTGCCGCTGCACAGCCTCGGCGGGGCGACGACGTCGTGGGCGTTCGTCCGTTCGGCGTCCAAGCCGTTCGGACCCGATCTGCGCATCGCGGTGCTGGCGGGCGACGAGGTGACGATCGCCCGCGTGGTCGGCCGCATGCGGATCGGCACCGGCTGGGTGTCCACGGTGCTGCAACGTCTGCTGCTCCGGCTGTGGCGCGACGAGGACGTCGCGGCCCGGATCGCCGCGGCGGGCGAGAGTTACGACCGCCGTCGTCTCGCGCTGCGCGACGCCCTCGCGGCGCGGGGCGTGCGCGCGCACGGCACCACGGGCATCAACCTTTGGGTAAGGGTCGAGGACGAGACCCGCATGGTCACTGCCCTGCGCGACGCGGGATACGCGGTGGCGCCCGGCTCCCTGTTCCGCGTCGAGGCGCCGCCCGGCATCCGGATGACGGTGAGCCAGATCGACGACGATTCCATCGAGGGCCTCGCCGACGACGTGGCGGCCGCGGCCTACCCGGCGACCGTGCCCGCCCCGTCGCGATGACCTCGACGATCGGCGCGGACCGGCACCACCGCGCGCCGTGCGGCGAGTGGTGGCGCCGGTCCCAGCCGTCAGAAGTCGTCGTCGAAGCTCACGGTGCCGGTGACGCCGACCTGATAGGCCGACACCCGGCGCTCGAAGAAGTTCGACAGCTCCTGCACGTCCTGGAGCTCCATGAAGGCGAACGGGTTCGGCGAGCCGTAAAGCGGCGCGATGCCGAGCTGGATGAGCCGGCGGTCCGCCACATGCTGCAGATAGGTGCGCATGTCGGTCAGCGACATGCCCGAGACGCCCTGCTCCAGCAGGTCCGCCGCGAACTGCACCTCGCACTCGACGGCCTCGGCCAGCATGTCGCGGACCTGCCGTTCCATCTTGTCGTCGAACAGGTCCGGCTCCTCGGCACGCACCTGCTCCACCACGTCGAAGGCGAACGCCATGTGCATCGACTCGTCGCGGAACACCCAGTTGGTCCCGGACGCGAGCCCGTGCAGCAACCCCCGCGAGCGCAGGTAGTAGACGTAGGCGAAGGCGCCGTAGAAGAACAGCCCCTCGATGCAGGCGGCGAAGCAGATCACGTTGAGCAGGAACGCACGCCGGTCGTCCTTGGTCCGCAGCTCGCGCAGGTCGAAGACCGAGTCGATCCAGCGGAAGCAGAAGTCCGCCTTGCGCGCGATCGACGGGATGTTCTCCACCGCGTCGAAGGCGGCCGCCCGCTCGGTCTCGTCCGGCACATAGGTGTCCAGCAGATTCAGATAGAACTGGACGTGCACCGCCTCCTCGAAGAGCTGCCGGGAGAGATACAGCCGCCCCTCGGGGGAGTTGATGTGCTGATAGAGGTTGAGCACCAGGTTGTTGGCGACGATGGTGTCGCCCGTGGCGAAGAAGGCGACCAGCCGGCTGACCAGGTGCTGCTCGGCGGCCGACAGCTCGGCGAGGTCGGCGAGGTCGGAGTGCAGGTCGACCTCCTCGACCGTCCAGGTGTTCTTGATCGCGTCCTTGAATCGGTCGAAGAAGTGCGGATACTTCATCGGCCGCAGGGTCAGGTCCATTCCAGGATCAAGCAGCATCTACTGACACGCCTCACACGACTCGGGGTTCTCGAGGGAGCAGGCCAGGGCGTCCTCGTCCGCGACCGGCGCGGGGAGCACCACCGCCGGGAGCGTCGGCGCCGCGGCCGGCGCGGCGGAGACCGTGGCCTGCTGGATGCGCGTCGCGGGCCGCGAGCGCAGGTAGTACGTGGTCTTCAACCCGGCTTTCCAGGCGTAGAGGTACATCGACGAGACCTTGCCGATGGTGGGAGCGCTCATGAAGAGGTTCAGCGACTGCGACTGGTCGATGTAGGGGGACCGGGCCGCGGCCAGATCAATGAGCGCCTTCTGCGGCAGCTCCCACGCGGTCCGGAAGAGCTCCCGGATCTCCGCCGGCAGCGTCTCGACGCCCTGCACCGAGCCCTCGGCACGCTTGATCTGCTCGCGCACCGCCGACGTCCAGAGGCCGCGCGCCTTCAGCTCGCGTACCAGATAGGTGTTGATCTGAAGGAACTCGCCGCTCAGGGTCTCGCGCTTGAAAAGGTTGCTGACCTGCGGTTCGATGCACTCGTAGCAGCCGGCGATGGAGGCGATCGTCGCCGTCGGCGCGATCGCGATCAGCAGCGAATTGCGCAGGCCGGTGTCCGCGATCCGCGCGCGCACCGCCGCCCACCGGGCAGACTGCGTGGGGGTCACGCCCCACAGATCCGGTTGCAGGTCACCGCGGGCGGCCCTGGTCTCCGGGTACGCGGGGTGCGTGCCGAAGCGTTCGGCGAGCGACGCCGAGGTCTCCAGGGCGGTCAGATAGATCTCCTCCGAGACCCGGGTCGAGAGCTCCCGGGCGGCGGCGGAGTCGAACGGCAGCCCCAGCGCGAAGAACGCGTCCTGGAGGCCCATCAGGCCGAGCCCGACCGGGCGCCACCGCGGGTTGCTCGCCGCCGCCTGCTCGCTCGGGTAGTAGTTGATGTCGATGACCCGGTCCAGGAACACGACGGCGGTCCGCGCGGTCTCGCGCAGCTTCGCCCAGTCGACGTCGTCGCCGGTCAGGTGGGCGCCGAGGTTGATCGAGCCGAGGTTGCAGACCGCCGTCTCGTCGTCGGCGCTGACCTCGAGGATCTCGGTGCACAGGTTCGACAGGTGGATGGTGTTGCCCGGGTGGCCGGTCTGGTTGCTCAGCCGGTTCGAGGGGTCCTTGAAGGTCATCCAGCCGTTGCCGGTCTGTGCCAGCGTGCGCATCATCCGGCCATACAGGTCGCGCGCCTTGACGGTCTTGACCGCCTTGCTCTCCGCGATCCGGTACGCGGCCTCGAACTCCTCGCCGTAGAGGTCCGGCAGCTCGGGGGCGTCGGACGGGTCGATCAGCGACCAGTCCTCATCGGCCTCGACCCGGCGCATGAACTCGTCCGGGATCCAGTTGGCCAGGTTCAGGTTGTGCGTGCGCCGGGCGTCCTCGCCCGTGTTGTCCCGCAGCTCGAGGAATTCCTCGATGTCCGGGTGCCACGGCTCCAGGTAGACGCAGGCCGCGCCCTTGCGCCGGCCGCCCTGGTTGACCGCCGCGACGCTGGCGTCGAGCGTGCGCAGGAACGGCACGATGCCGTTGGACCGGCCGTTCGTGCCGCGGATCAGCGCCCCCCGGCCACGCACCCGAGACCAGGAGATGCCGATGCCGCCGGCGAACTTCGACAGCCGCGCCACCTGCTGATAGCGCTCGTAGATCGAATCAAGCTCGTCCTTCGGCGAGTCCACGAGGAAGCACGACGACATCTGGGTGTGCCGGGTGCCCGAGTTGAACAACGTCGGCGAGCTCGGCAGGTAGGCGAGCGACGACATGAGCCGGTAGAACGCGATCGCCTCACCCGCGCTGGTCGACAGTCCGCAGGCGACCCGCAGCAGCCAGTACTGCGGCGTCTCCACGACCAGCCGCGTCCGCGGATGCCGCAGCAGATAGCGGTCGGCGACCGTACGCAGGCCGAAGTACTCGAACCGCAGGTCACCGGCCGGGTCGACGGCGTCGTCGAGCTTGCGGGCGTTCCTCGCCACGAACGCGGCCGTGTCGTCCCCGATCAGCCCCTCCGCGTGACCGCGGGCGATGGACTGGCTGAAGCTCGCGATGCCCTGACCGCGGACCTCCTTGTCGACGAACGCCGCGAGCAGCCGGGCCGCCAGCCGCGAGTACTGCGGCTCCTCGCCGATCAGCTCCGCCGCCGTCTGGATCGACAGCCGGTCGAGCTCGGCGGTGGTAGCGCCGTCGTAGAGACCACTGATGGTCTTGGTCGCCACCCGCAGCGGGTCGACCTCGTCCAGGTCGGCGACCCACCGCTCCACCGCCTTAACGATCTTGTTGACGTCGACCGACTCCGCGTCACCGTTGCGCTTGCGCACCTGCATCGCATGCCTGCGCTGCTCCGGTACGGCGGGATCGGACGCAGTCTGCTCCTGCGTGACCGTCATGAACTCTCTCTCCTCGCGAGCCCGTTCCGAAGTGGTCTCCGGGCGCGCAGGAGGACGCCGGTGGACGCGGCTGTACGCGTACACCTGAAGGGCGTCGGCCGTCCCACGCGGCCTCGGACCGCCGCACGCGGAGCGTGCGGCGCGCTGGCAGGTCTTCGGACTCGCGGGCCTGACCGGTCTTCGGTCTCCTACTGGCCGTCGCTTCCCAGGCCGGGGCCCAGTGCTGATGACGGCGGTCGTTCCCACTCACCGCTGCGGGGCAGTTCCGGTCTTCCACCGGATTCCCTCTTGCCTCGGCCGTCCTGGAGAGACGGCCGAACCAGCTGCGGGCAACACCATATCTAGGTGCGACTCGAAACGCGCAACCCCACATGTCGTGTCGGCGTGTCGGATCATGCTCGTTCGGGTGAGGCCCCGCGCGGGGACGGGACGGCAAGGGGTAGAACCTCTGCATGGCAATGACGCAAGCCCCGCCCGGGGCTCAGGGGTTCATTCCCGCCGATGCGCACGACCTCGACGAACTCAAGGCCGCCGCGCCCGGCTGCCGCGGCTGCGAACTGCACGAGAACGCCACCCAGGTGGTCTTCGGTCGCGGCGCCGCACATGCCCGGCTGGTGCTGGTCGGCGAGCAGCCCGGCGACATCGAGGACCAGAAGGGCCTGCCCTTCGTCGGCCCGGCCGGCCGGCTGCTGCGCGACGCGGTCGGCGACGCCGGCATCGACCCGTCGGTGATCTACCTGACCAACACCGTGAAACACTTCCGCTTCGAACTGCGCGGCCGGCGGCGCATCCATCAGACGCCCGGCCCGGCGCACATCGCCGCCTGCCGGCCCTGGCTGGTCGCCGAATTCTCGCTGCTCGAGCCGGACCTGATCGTGGCGCTCGGCGCGACAGCGGCCAAGGCCCTCTTCGGACCCTCGTTCCGCGTCACGAGATCACGCGGCGAACTGCTGCCGTGGCCGGCGGCGGCGCAGCGCCCGCAGGACTTCCCGGCGGCCGAGGCCCGGGCGCTCGCGACGATCCATCCGTCGGCGGTGCTGCGGGCCGACGACCGGGACGCTGCCTACCAGGGCCTGGTCGACGACCTCAAGGTCGCGGCGGCGACCCTGGCCTGATCTCGGCGCATCGATGTAGATAGTGATGTGCGTCTCAGTGTTGCGCGCGGCGGGGTCGCCTACGGGCCGCGGGTACTCTTTTGCCCGTGCGGTTGACGGATTTCTGGGGGCGCCTCGAGCAGGCGTTCGGCCCCGCATATGCGAGGAGCCTGGCCAGCGATCAGAGTTTCTCGGCGCTACAGGGCCGCACGATCGACCAATCCATCGCTCAGGGTGTGGACACCGCTACCATCTGGCGCGCGGTGGTGGCCGAGTACCCCGATCGGGTGCCTTCGCGCCTGCACTGACCCGTCTTTCGTACGTTTGTTCTGGCGTGTCACTCGATAGTCGTACACGTGTTCGGCTATCGTCCTCAGCGGCGTGGTCATCCGCAGCTCACGACCCGGCGGTCGTTTTCTGTCAGACCCAACGTCTAGCGTGACCCGCGTGGTGAACAGAAACGCTTCGGCGAAGACGCCTGGGAAGTCGAGTACAGGGGTGGCGGACATGGTGGCAGGACCTGATCGGGACAAGGCGCTAGACCTTGCTCTCGCGCAGATCGACAAGCAGTTCGGCAAGGGCTCGGTGATGCGCCTCGGGGAGCGGCCGGTCACACAGATGGCCATCATCCCCACCGGCTCCATTGCCCTCGACATCGCGCTCGGCGTCGGCGGTCTGCCGCGCGGCCGGGTCATCGAGATCTACGGACCGGAGTCCAGCGGTAAGACGACGGTCGCCCTGCACGCGGTGGCCAACGCCCAGCGCAACGGCGGCATCGCGGCCTTCATCGACGCGGAGCACGCGCTCGACCCCGACTACGCCCAGGCACTCGGCGTCGACACCGACGCCCTGCTGGTTTCCCAGCCGGACACCGGCGAGCAGGCGCTCGAGATCGCGGACATGCTGATCCGCTCCGGCGCGCTCGACATCATCGTCATCGACTCGGTGGCGGCCCTCGTGCCGCGCGCCGAGATCGAGGGCGAGATGGGCGACAGCCACGTGGGTCTGCAGGCCCGCCTGATGAGCCAGGCCCTGCGAAAGATCACCGGCATCCTGAACAACTCCGGCACGACCGCGATCTTCATCAACCAGCTCCGCGAGAAGATCGGCGTCATGTTCGGCTCGCCCGAGACGACGACGGGCGGCCGCGCGCTGAAGTTCTACTCGTCGGTGCGCCTCGACGTGCGCCGCATCGAAAGCCTCAAGGACGGCACCGACATCGTGGGCAACCGCACCCGCGTCAAGGTCGTGAAGAACAAGGTCGCGGCGCCGTTCAAGCAGGCCGAGTTCGACATCATGTACGGCAAGGGCATCTCCCGCGAGGGCTCGCTGATCGACGTCGGCGTCGAGCAGAGCATCGTCCGCAAGTCCGGCGCCTGGTACACGTACGACGGTGACCAGCTGGGCCAGGGCAAGGAGAAGGCGCGCGAGTTCCTGAAGGAGAACCCGGACGTCGCCGCCGAGATCGAGAAGAAGATCCTGGAGAAGCTCGGCGTGGGCCAGACCACCGGTGACGCCGCCGGCGGTCCGGACCTGCCCCCGGTCGACTTCTGACCGATGCAACCTCCGACGACGAGGCGATCCGACGCACCCAGCCCACCCGGGCCGGGTGACCCCTCACCGCCGCCACACCAACCCGGCGGCGGCCGAGACCCCGCACAATTCCACGGGCCAAAACGGTCGAGAGCTTCCGTCCCAAGAGCCCGGGCTGCTACTTCACGGCCGGCCCGGGCTGCTACTTCACGGCCGGCCGGGGTTGTTGCTTCACGGCTGGCCCGGCCAG belongs to Amorphoplanes digitatis and includes:
- a CDS encoding aminotransferase class I/II-fold pyridoxal phosphate-dependent enzyme, giving the protein MSGQYQVTGSSAASISASIEAGVRAGDWVWGERLPPIRVLAFELHVSPATVSKAYQELRQRGIVESVGRSGTRVRTRPAVASPRSALRLPVPAGALDLSAGDPDTRLLPGLAPHLRAVSDEVGPPMGYAAAGAMPELIDAARPRLAADGVPVEGAAITVTSGTLDAIERLLSAHLRAGDSVAVEDPGWANLLDLLGALDITAVPVAVDDEGPLPDRLAAALAKGVRAVVVTARAQNPTGAAISAQRAAELRAVLADSPDVLLIEDDHAAELSGVPLHSLGGATTSWAFVRSASKPFGPDLRIAVLAGDEVTIARVVGRMRIGTGWVSTVLQRLLLRLWRDEDVAARIAAAGESYDRRRLALRDALAARGVRAHGTTGINLWVRVEDETRMVTALRDAGYAVAPGSLFRVEAPPGIRMTVSQIDDDSIEGLADDVAAAAYPATVPAPSR
- a CDS encoding DUF3046 domain-containing protein yields the protein MRLTDFWGRLEQAFGPAYARSLASDQSFSALQGRTIDQSIAQGVDTATIWRAVVAEYPDRVPSRLH
- the recA gene encoding recombinase RecA, with the protein product MVAGPDRDKALDLALAQIDKQFGKGSVMRLGERPVTQMAIIPTGSIALDIALGVGGLPRGRVIEIYGPESSGKTTVALHAVANAQRNGGIAAFIDAEHALDPDYAQALGVDTDALLVSQPDTGEQALEIADMLIRSGALDIIVIDSVAALVPRAEIEGEMGDSHVGLQARLMSQALRKITGILNNSGTTAIFINQLREKIGVMFGSPETTTGGRALKFYSSVRLDVRRIESLKDGTDIVGNRTRVKVVKNKVAAPFKQAEFDIMYGKGISREGSLIDVGVEQSIVRKSGAWYTYDGDQLGQGKEKAREFLKENPDVAAEIEKKILEKLGVGQTTGDAAGGPDLPPVDF
- a CDS encoding UdgX family uracil-DNA binding protein (This protein belongs to the uracil DNA glycosylase superfamily, members of which act in excision repair of DNA. However, it belongs more specifically to UdgX branch, whose founding member was found to bind uracil in DNA (where it does not belong), without cleaving it, appears to promote DNA repair by a pathway involving RecA, rather than base excision.) is translated as MAMTQAPPGAQGFIPADAHDLDELKAAAPGCRGCELHENATQVVFGRGAAHARLVLVGEQPGDIEDQKGLPFVGPAGRLLRDAVGDAGIDPSVIYLTNTVKHFRFELRGRRRIHQTPGPAHIAACRPWLVAEFSLLEPDLIVALGATAAKALFGPSFRVTRSRGELLPWPAAAQRPQDFPAAEARALATIHPSAVLRADDRDAAYQGLVDDLKVAAATLA
- a CDS encoding ribonucleoside-diphosphate reductase subunit alpha; protein product: MTVTQEQTASDPAVPEQRRHAMQVRKRNGDAESVDVNKIVKAVERWVADLDEVDPLRVATKTISGLYDGATTAELDRLSIQTAAELIGEEPQYSRLAARLLAAFVDKEVRGQGIASFSQSIARGHAEGLIGDDTAAFVARNARKLDDAVDPAGDLRFEYFGLRTVADRYLLRHPRTRLVVETPQYWLLRVACGLSTSAGEAIAFYRLMSSLAYLPSSPTLFNSGTRHTQMSSCFLVDSPKDELDSIYERYQQVARLSKFAGGIGISWSRVRGRGALIRGTNGRSNGIVPFLRTLDASVAAVNQGGRRKGAACVYLEPWHPDIEEFLELRDNTGEDARRTHNLNLANWIPDEFMRRVEADEDWSLIDPSDAPELPDLYGEEFEAAYRIAESKAVKTVKARDLYGRMMRTLAQTGNGWMTFKDPSNRLSNQTGHPGNTIHLSNLCTEILEVSADDETAVCNLGSINLGAHLTGDDVDWAKLRETARTAVVFLDRVIDINYYPSEQAAASNPRWRPVGLGLMGLQDAFFALGLPFDSAAARELSTRVSEEIYLTALETSASLAERFGTHPAYPETRAARGDLQPDLWGVTPTQSARWAAVRARIADTGLRNSLLIAIAPTATIASIAGCYECIEPQVSNLFKRETLSGEFLQINTYLVRELKARGLWTSAVREQIKRAEGSVQGVETLPAEIRELFRTAWELPQKALIDLAAARSPYIDQSQSLNLFMSAPTIGKVSSMYLYAWKAGLKTTYYLRSRPATRIQQATVSAAPAAAPTLPAVVLPAPVADEDALACSLENPESCEACQ
- a CDS encoding ribonucleotide-diphosphate reductase subunit beta, which produces MLLDPGMDLTLRPMKYPHFFDRFKDAIKNTWTVEEVDLHSDLADLAELSAAEQHLVSRLVAFFATGDTIVANNLVLNLYQHINSPEGRLYLSRQLFEEAVHVQFYLNLLDTYVPDETERAAAFDAVENIPSIARKADFCFRWIDSVFDLRELRTKDDRRAFLLNVICFAACIEGLFFYGAFAYVYYLRSRGLLHGLASGTNWVFRDESMHMAFAFDVVEQVRAEEPDLFDDKMERQVRDMLAEAVECEVQFAADLLEQGVSGMSLTDMRTYLQHVADRRLIQLGIAPLYGSPNPFAFMELQDVQELSNFFERRVSAYQVGVTGTVSFDDDF